CATGAATTATTCCATAATTTCTAAATTTACGTCAGTCTTTATCATGTCAACTTTTTTTAATTTCAGCTCTTGTTTTTTCATCACCATAAATCATAATCATACCACGGTAATATGAAATTATTTTTCGTGGGTTTGAATCATCATATAAAAATCGATAGGCAATTGTGTCTCATTTTTGCGCATCGTTTTCGTTACTTGACCATTCATTATAAGGAGTTTTATTAAATAGTTCATCTAATTGTTTTGCGCCTTTATATAATGGGTCATTTTCTGTTCCATCGGTGTAAAAAACCGCCGATTCAGGGCTATTTTTAAAAGCTCATGTTAAAGTTTGAAGACCATTATAAAGTTGTTTGTCTTGGTCATCCTCGATAGTTGTAGTTGCATCGGCAATTGCAAAATCAAGCGCACCATCTGAGTTATTTGATGATTTTAATTGCAAAATTTTTGCTTTTGCATCATCAATTCCAACAAAATCAAAACTCACATCAGGCAAGTCTTTAGTTTCTGGATTTGCCTCTTTTAGTTTTTTAAATTCTTCTGTTAAATTGGTAAGAAATTTATTAACACGATCAGGTTCTTTAGATTTAAGTTGAAATCAACTTTGACCTAAACCAAGGTTAACTTTTGTATCTCATGTTTGAGCTAGTTGCTCTGGATTTTGATCAGCAGTATTGATACATGCAGAAAGTACTAATGGTACTGTTAAAAAAGAAGAAAGAAAAGACAATTTTTTTAAAAAAGTTCTTTTTTTAGATTGAAATTTATTTTTTTTCGTCATTACAAACAATTTTCCTTTTGTGTTTTAGTAAACAAGGTGTTTTATGACGATTTTAGCATTCGCTTTAAAAGAAAAAGGACAAACTCGTTACGCTAGTATTACCTAGATCAACTTTTAAGAGTTTTTCTCAGCCCAAAATGGACACCTCTGTTTACCTAGTTAAAATTATAGCATAATCATTTAAAAAATTTGACAAAAAATAGTATGAAAAATCTAACTTTTTTTTCAAAAAAAATTCATTTTTTAATTAAATTTAAGGATTTTTTAACAAAAAGCAAAAATTTTTTATATAAACATTTTAGTGATAAAACTTGTTTTTAAATTTTTTAAATATTCAACTTTTTGCTCATAAGCGAGAATTAGTGAGTCAAAAGTCTCAAAAAGTTGAGAAATTTTTTGTTGTTCAATAATATCTGGGGTGAATTTTAGCTCAATTTTGAGTACATTTGAGCTAATTAAATGTGGGATCGTCCCTTGAGAAATGAATTTTTTGGAGTTTTTTTCGAACTGAATTGCAAAAAGTGTACTTTCAGGATATTTTTTTGAAGTCAAAATTCCACAATTAGAGGTAGCAAAAAATTTTTCTTGAATAAATTTAGCCGATCCAGGATTTCCATGAGTTGAAAAAATTATCTTTTTTTGCGCCAAATATTCGTTATAATAACCAAATATTCCGTGATTTTTTATTTGTGATGAATAAACCGGGTAGATGTATCCGCGGTCTCTCTCTCTCTCTCTCTCTCTCTCTCTCTCTCTACAGGTCTAGTTTTTATTTGGTTTTTGGTTAACGTTTGACCTCGGGAAATCTCAAATAAATTTTTAACTTGGTCAGTAATTCAGGCTGATTTGAAACCTTTAAATCTAATTGAAGGAAAATTTGAACTTAAATTAGCAAACATTTTATTACTGAAATGATTTTTAAGATTTTTCAGGAGGCTTATTTTTTCTTCAAATTTATAAGCTAAGTTTTCAAGTGTCTCAAAAAGTTGGGAAATTTTCCCTTGTTCACTGATATTAGGAGTAAATTTTAACTCAACTTGAGCCATATCCTCGTTTTTTAGAGAAGGAACAATACTTCTTGAGACTCATTTTTTGGTTTGCAATCCTATTCCAATAGCAAAAAATTCGTTTTCAGGATATTTTTTTGAAGTCAATATGCCACAATGACCAGTTGCAAAAAATTTTCCTTTTCGAAAATTAACAATTCCGGCATTCCCGTCGGCTGTGTATGTTATTACATTTTCAACCAAAAATTCTTTATAATAGCCCAAAATACCGTGATTTTCTATTTGCGAAGAATAAACTGGGTAAATATATTTTCCTGAAACAAATGTCCGAAAATCTTTTTTGGTTAAATTTTCACCGCGAGTTATTAAAAATAAGTCCCCTACTTTTTTTGTTAGTCATGCTGAGTCAAATTGTTTAAATCTAATTTGTGGGTAACATATTTTTTTTAACATTAGATATCCTTAAATTAAAACAAAAAAATAATTTGAATATTTTACTACAAATTCACCAAATCTAGTTTAAACAATGTAAATTTGACTATTTTTAAATAAAAGTTAATGTCTTAATTAAAAAAATCGCCTTGAATTTAAAAGCCTGTCAAGACAAAAAATATTGCAAAAAATGTAATTTTGTGACCTAAATTTTAATTTTGACAAAATCTAGACAAAATTAAAATTTATTATTAGATTTTACACTTTTATAAATAAAAAAATCTTATCTAAATGGTATAATTAAATTAAAAAAACAGAAAAAAGGGGGGCTAAAAATGGACAACACCATTAAACAAAAATATATAATGACACTTGATTCAGGAACAACATCATGCCGTAGTTTGGTTTTTGACAAAAATGGCGATGTAATTTCCCTTTCTCAAAAAGAATTTCAACAATATTACCCACAATCAGGTTGGGTTGAACATGATGCAAATGAAATTTGAAACACTCAACTTTATACAATGCAAAGCGCAAAAACTCGCGCTAATTTAAAATCAGATGACTTTATCGCACTTGGTGTTACAAACCAACGTGAAACTGTGGTTTTGTGAGACAAAACAACCGGTGAGCCGGTTTATAATGCGATCGTTTGGCAAGATCGCCGCACAAGTGACTTTTGTGGTGAACTAATTTCACAAGGTCACCAAGATTATATAAGACAAAAAACTGGACTTTTAATTAATCCGTATTTTAGTGCAACAAAAATACGTTGAATTTTAAAAAATGTCCAAAAAGCTAAAGATGTTTTAGCCCAAGGTAACCTTTTGGCCGGAACAATTGACACTTGACTTATTTGAAAATTAACTCAAGGAAAAACTCACGCAACCGATGTCTCAAATGCTTCAAGAACAATGATGTTTGACATCAAAGAGAGAAAATGAGACCAAAAAATACTTGATTTATTAGAAATACCGGTCGAAATTTTGCCAAAAGTTTTACCTTCTGCGGCCGATTATGGAATCGTTGAACCTAGTTTGTGATCAATTAATGCAAAAGGAAAAGTACCAATTTATGGAGTTATTGGTGACCAACAATCTGCTTTGTTTGGACAACTTTGTACTGAAGTTGGAATGGTAAAAAATACCTATGGAACTGGATGTTTTACTTTAGCAAATACAGGCCAAAAAATTGTTGAATCAAAAAATAACCTTTTAACAACAATTGCCTGACAAATTGGTGATAGTCCGGTTGAGTATGCCCTTGAAGGTTCAGTTTTTATTGCTGGTGCAACAATTCAGTGACTTCGTGATGGACTTGGTATAATCGAAAATGCTGCTGATACTGATTATTTTATTTCCAAAACTGATAAAGATGACCACCGGACAATTTTAGTTCCATCTTTTACCGGACTTGGAGCTCCTTATTGAGATTCTTATTCTCGGGGGGCGATTTTTGGACTTGAAAGAGGAACAAGAAAAGAACATATTATTAAAGCTGCCCTTGAGTCAATTGCTTTTCAGTCAAACGATTTAATTAAAGCGATGAAATCTGACTTAGGCCAAGAAATTACTCTAATGAAAGTTGATGGTGGTGTTTCTAAAAGTGACTTTTTAATGCAATTCCAATCATCAATTTCTCAACTTGAGATTTCAAGACCAAAAAACACCGAAACAACAGCAATGGGTGCGGCTTTTCTTGCAGGATTGCATTCTAAATTCTGAAAATCAATTGACGAATTAAAACAAATTTCGCAAATTGACAAAACATTTAAACCACAACTTGAGCAAAATCAGGTTGAAAAATTAGTTGCAAATTGAGATCTTGCTGTTAAAAAAACTCTAAATTGAGTAAAAGACATTAAATAAAAGGAAATTTTACATGGAAAATATCATTTTTTTATCTGAATTTCTTGGAACGGCAACACTAATTTTACTTGGAAATGGTGTTAATTATTCTGTAAGTGCAACAAAAATGTTTGCAAATCAATCAGGAAAATGGATTGTTATTGCTCTTGGTTGGGCTCTTGGTGTGCTTTTAGGAATTATTGTTGCAAACGGGGTAGCTCCTAGCACTTCTGTTGCCCATTTAAATCCGGCAGTTTCAATTTTTTTTGCTATTAGCCAAAAAAATGCCGAGCTTTTAGTACTTATTCCTTTCCAATTTTTAGGAGCAATTTTTGGCCAGATAATTCTAAATACAATTAACTGAAGTCATATTAAAGAAACAAAAGCGGAAGTTATTGCTTCATGTCACCACACCGGGCCAGCATTTAAAAAATCTTATGTAGGTAACTTTTTATACGAATTTATCGGAACTATTGTCTTAATTAGTACAATTGCATTTTTAGGTAACTCCTTTAAAACAATGGGGCCAGTAATTGTTGCATTGATTGTGCTTTCAATTGGATTATCACTTGGTTCTTCAACTGGTTATGCTATAAATCCAGCGCGTGATTTTGGTCCAAGATTTATGTTTTTTCTTACTTCATTTGTCTTAAAAAAACATAATAATTTCTTAAATGTTGATAACTGAAAAGAAATTTACGGATTTGATTATTCATGAAATCCAATTATTGCCCCTAGTTTAGCTGCGGTTTTACTTGGTTTTGCGATTTAGTTTGCCCGTTTTACTAGGTTTTTTGAATTTATTTCTTGGAAATTTTTATGTAATTTGCTATAATTTAAATTTAATATTTTGCTTAGAGGTGTTTATGATAAGGCGTAAAAAATCGTTATTTTTCTTGTTAATAAGTTCAGGAAGTTTGCTCTTGACTTCTTGTGGGATTGCTACATCTCGAATTGAATTACAAAATAATAGTGATAAAAATTCCCAAGTTCTGTTTGAAAAAAATGATTCAGTTCAAAAAGAGACTCTTGCACCTCAAACAACTAGCGATTTGTTAGATAATTCAAAAATCCAGCCTACCGAAAAAAACACTTTTAAACAAGAAACCAATCAAAAATTGAATCAAATCACAACCACAACTACAAATAATAACAAACCAAAAACAGTCAAAAAACAAATTTTAAAAAATTTTAACCAACAACCACAACAGCAACCTTCAAGCTCTACAAGTAACAAAAAAACTGAAATCATCCCTAAAAAACAGGCAAAACCGGTTGTTTCTACAAATTTTTCACAAAAATATTGGCAACTAGAAGCCGATGTCAAGAATTTTATTAATACTGAATTAAAAGAGCTCAAGCACGAATTTTTTAGGGATAAATTAAATCAAGCAATTGATGAGGTTGAATACAAAACAATTTATGACCAAAAAAATCAAAATGAAGCCTTTTTCAAAAATAGCATTGAAAAACTAACAAAAGTTTTTGACGAAGTTAAGGTTAATTACAAAAATTCAACTAATTTTTTGCAAATAATTCAGCCAAAAATTCAAGGCGAAAAACCAAAAGAAAAAGACGAAAATTCTTATCCTTTGGGGATTGAAAAATACCAAGATTATCAAGGTAATTTAAATTCCAATAATTCTGCCAAAAGTTTTATGAATTTAATTGATCCAAAAGATGTAAGAGATTTTGAATATCAAGGTTATGACGAAAAAAATCGCAAAAAAGTTGCTGATTTTACTAAAAAATTAATCGAAGATGCTAAGCCAAAAACTGACGAAGAAAAAATAAAAATTATTTTTGACTGAATAGTTAAAAATGTAAAATATGCTTGAAATCTAAGTCGGACTCCCGCAGTTGAACCTTCGGCTGTTTTAGAAGAATTATACGCTGTTTGTGGTGGTTATTCTAATTTATATAAGGCGATGCTTGATTCGATTGGTGTTAAAAATTCAATTGTCATTGGTTGATCAAAATTTGGTCCACACCAGTGAAATTTAGTTTTTGATTCAAAAACTAAAGATTTTTTTCACTCAGATCCAACTTGAGGGCAATTTAGAAGAAATGATGCTGAATTTGCAAAAGATCATAAAGCCTTCAAAATTCTTGACTCATATTATTTAGAAAACGACCAAACTTATGAATATAATTTAGGTGTTTCGCTTGTTTCTGCTAACACTAGCGATGTTAGACCTGCCACTGAAATTAAAAATAAGTCTAAAGTAGTCGGTATTTCTAACGATTTTCTAAAAAAAGCAAGCAAATTATATATTGGTCCAAATGTTAGGCGAATTGATTATCAAAGTGGAACTTTTAACGTTAAAAGTATTGAAGTTGATCCCCAAAATCCTTATTTTGCCTCAAAAGAGGGCGTTTTATATAATAAAAACTTGACAAAATTAATTATAATGCCTGAAAAATACGATTTTTCTTCGTTTGTTTTGCCAAAAACAGTACAAGAAATCGAGGATTACAAATTTTCTCTGAATGCAAAAAATTTAGAAAAAATCACTGTTGAGCCGGGAAATTACTATTTTAGAGATTATGGCGGAATTTTATACAACAACGATTTAAGCAAAATTATTGTTATACCTAAAAATTATAAAGGCAAAATTATTACTGCTAAAAATGTTAAATTAGATGCTCATACTTTTGCAAATAATCCAAAAATAACTGAAATTGAAATTAGCCAAGGCGTAAAAGAAATTCCTGATTTTACTTTTAATTCGCTAAGTTCGCTTTTAATTATTAAAATACCACAAAGCCTTGAAAAATTTTCTGAAAATGCTTTTGTAGGAATGGATCCAAAAAAACTAAAAATAATTCACCCGCCAAACATTGATAAAAATGTTGCCAATGTTCTAAACAAATTAAAAAAGATGCAATAAATCATTGCATCTTTTTTAATTTGGAAAAATGTATGAATATTAGCTAGATTGATCTAAAATTACTTTTTTATTAAGTTTATTTGATTTTCAACCAATTTTACAATTTCTAAAGCAATTGCAGGAGCTGCTGATAAACCTGGCGACTGCATTCCGGCAGCAAAAATAAAATTAGGATCTTTATAAGAAGCCCGAATAACAAAATCGCTATCCTGAATTTC
This sequence is a window from Mesomycoplasma ovipneumoniae. Protein-coding genes within it:
- the cypl gene encoding ABC transporter thiamine pyrophosphate-binding lipoprotein p37/Cypl, coding for MTKKNKFQSKKRTFLKKLSFLSSFLTVPLVLSACINTADQNPEQLAQTWDTKVNLGLGQSWFQLKSKEPDRVNKFLTNLTEEFKKLKEANPETKDLPDVSFDFVGIDDAKAKILQLKSSNNSDGALDFAIADATTTIEDDQDKQLYNGLQTLTWAFKNSPESAVFYTDGTENDPLYKGAKQLDELFNKTPYNEWSSNENDAQKWDTIAYRFLYDDSNPRKIISYYRGMIMIYGDEKTRAEIKKSWHDKDWRKFRNYGIIHGKLTSAGKFKMQNFILKKHFGSSFRSASLNEDRLEHSDKYIQGDGYTIGQDPNFRIAFDDEASFAWTENKKDSKQYTSSETDSKPDSKVEIFMLTNPASYDIGSFRPRFNKIQADLISQAFINLAKNGKDEYGPNVGYNGYRKVNQQDPEFRKIYAQSKSN
- a CDS encoding restriction endonuclease subunit S, which codes for MYPVYSSQIKNHGIFGYYNEYLAQKKIIFSTHGNPGSAKFIQEKFFATSNCGILTSKKYPESTLFAIQFEKNSKKFISQGTIPHLISSNVLKIELKFTPDIIEQQKISQLFETFDSLILAYEQKVEYLKNLKTSFITKMFI
- a CDS encoding restriction endonuclease subunit S, translated to MLKKICYPQIRFKQFDSAWLTKKVGDLFLITRGENLTKKDFRTFVSGKYIYPVYSSQIENHGILGYYKEFLVENVITYTADGNAGIVNFRKGKFFATGHCGILTSKKYPENEFFAIGIGLQTKKWVSRSIVPSLKNEDMAQVELKFTPNISEQGKISQLFETLENLAYKFEEKISLLKNLKNHFSNKMFANLSSNFPSIRFKGFKSAWITDQVKNLFEISRGQTLTKNQIKTRPVERERERERERETADTSTRFIHHK
- the glpK gene encoding glycerol kinase GlpK, producing the protein MDNTIKQKYIMTLDSGTTSCRSLVFDKNGDVISLSQKEFQQYYPQSGWVEHDANEIWNTQLYTMQSAKTRANLKSDDFIALGVTNQRETVVLWDKTTGEPVYNAIVWQDRRTSDFCGELISQGHQDYIRQKTGLLINPYFSATKIRWILKNVQKAKDVLAQGNLLAGTIDTWLIWKLTQGKTHATDVSNASRTMMFDIKERKWDQKILDLLEIPVEILPKVLPSAADYGIVEPSLWSINAKGKVPIYGVIGDQQSALFGQLCTEVGMVKNTYGTGCFTLANTGQKIVESKNNLLTTIAWQIGDSPVEYALEGSVFIAGATIQWLRDGLGIIENAADTDYFISKTDKDDHRTILVPSFTGLGAPYWDSYSRGAIFGLERGTRKEHIIKAALESIAFQSNDLIKAMKSDLGQEITLMKVDGGVSKSDFLMQFQSSISQLEISRPKNTETTAMGAAFLAGLHSKFWKSIDELKQISQIDKTFKPQLEQNQVEKLVANWDLAVKKTLNWVKDIK
- a CDS encoding MIP/aquaporin family protein; translation: MENIIFLSEFLGTATLILLGNGVNYSVSATKMFANQSGKWIVIALGWALGVLLGIIVANGVAPSTSVAHLNPAVSIFFAISQKNAELLVLIPFQFLGAIFGQIILNTINWSHIKETKAEVIASCHHTGPAFKKSYVGNFLYEFIGTIVLISTIAFLGNSFKTMGPVIVALIVLSIGLSLGSSTGYAINPARDFGPRFMFFLTSFVLKKHNNFLNVDNWKEIYGFDYSWNPIIAPSLAAVLLGFAI
- a CDS encoding leucine-rich repeat protein — encoded protein: MIRRKKSLFFLLISSGSLLLTSCGIATSRIELQNNSDKNSQVLFEKNDSVQKETLAPQTTSDLLDNSKIQPTEKNTFKQETNQKLNQITTTTTNNNKPKTVKKQILKNFNQQPQQQPSSSTSNKKTEIIPKKQAKPVVSTNFSQKYWQLEADVKNFINTELKELKHEFFRDKLNQAIDEVEYKTIYDQKNQNEAFFKNSIEKLTKVFDEVKVNYKNSTNFLQIIQPKIQGEKPKEKDENSYPLGIEKYQDYQGNLNSNNSAKSFMNLIDPKDVRDFEYQGYDEKNRKKVADFTKKLIEDAKPKTDEEKIKIIFDWIVKNVKYAWNLSRTPAVEPSAVLEELYAVCGGYSNLYKAMLDSIGVKNSIVIGWSKFGPHQWNLVFDSKTKDFFHSDPTWGQFRRNDAEFAKDHKAFKILDSYYLENDQTYEYNLGVSLVSANTSDVRPATEIKNKSKVVGISNDFLKKASKLYIGPNVRRIDYQSGTFNVKSIEVDPQNPYFASKEGVLYNKNLTKLIIMPEKYDFSSFVLPKTVQEIEDYKFSLNAKNLEKITVEPGNYYFRDYGGILYNNDLSKIIVIPKNYKGKIITAKNVKLDAHTFANNPKITEIEISQGVKEIPDFTFNSLSSLLIIKIPQSLEKFSENAFVGMDPKKLKIIHPPNIDKNVANVLNKLKKMQ